The DNA window TGTTGGTTTCAGTTCCCCTAGACCAAGTTGCTTATAAACAGAATAAGGCAATAAATTCACACTAGCTCCTAAATCAAGTAAAGCTTTGTTAATCACATGATCACCTATAATACAAGGAATGGTGGGACACCCCGGATCTTTGTGTTTAACAAGACTTTTATATTGAATTATGGAGCTGACTTGTTCCGTTAAAAATGCCTTTTTCGGAacatttgtgtttctttttgcaGTACACAAATCTTTCAAGAATTTAGAGTAGGCAGGTATTTGCTTAATGGCATCTAAGAAAGGGATATTTATACTTACTTGTTTGAATACTTCTAAGATGTCACCATACTGACTACCTTTTTTGATCGGGAGCAATCTTTGTGGGAATGGAGCTTTTGGAATGAACGGTAAAGTTTGACTCGATTCTTCAACCGAGTCTTTGGAATGTGAACTTTCAGGCTGactcttttcattttctttcaatgagtCTTTGTTTATTTCAGCATCAGTTTGAGGTTTGTAATCaggtttttcaataatttttccagacCTAAGGATAGAAATTGATTTAGCTTCTTCAGTAGGTCTAGATGTACTTACCTCGTACTGACTCTTTGGATTTGGAATGGGTtgactgggaagttttccctttTCCCTTTCAGCTACAGCAATAGCAAGCTGACCCATTTGTGTTTCAAGCTTTAACAGTGATTGAGAATTTGTGTGTAAAGCTTGTTGGGTGGTTTGCATAAACTGTTGTAGTGTATCCTCTAAATATGGTTTTCTTTGTTGTTGAGGATATGGCATATTAGGTTGGGCTTGACTCTGATTGGGTGTGTTGTATTGGTGCCCTTGATTCATTGGAGGCTGGTTCTGTCTCCATGAAAAATTTGGATGATTTCTCCAATTTGGATTGTAGGATTGAGAAAATGGGCTATCAGATAATTTCCCATAAGTTTGAAAAGCGTTCACTTCTTCAGAAAATGCCTCTTGGTATATAGGCAATGATGGACAGGACTGGGCACTATGACTTGTACTATAGCATAAGGAACAAATTTCATTCCTATGTATAGGAGTATTCATGGATTGACTTAATGACATAGCTTCAACTCTCCTAGTTAGATTTGCTAATGATGTTTTAATATCTACGTCATCTTTGACATCGTAAATTCCACCTCTCTTAGGTGTGTTGGAAGCTTTCGATCTAGGATCTTGGCAATTCCATTGTTGAGAATTTACAGAAAGATTCTCAAGAGACTCCCAAGCCTCATCCCCTCTAAATTGCAAAAATTTTCCAGTGTGCATTGATTGTACCATTTGTCGGTTTGAAGGAGATAATCCATCATAAAAGTATTTTACCAATCTCCATTTCGCAAAACCATGGTGTGGACATTTTAGCAAtaaatctttaattttttccCAACATTCATAAAATTCTTCGTGATCTTTCTGATAAAATTCGGAGATTTTTCTCCTAATATTATCCGTTTTAGACATTGGAAAAAATTTGGacaaaaatttattaactaattcATCCCAAGTAGAAATAGATCGGGCTGGGAGTGAATTTAACCAGGCTTTAGACTTATCTTTTAATGAGAATGGAAAAAGTCTAAGCCTAACAGATTCATcagaaaaattttgaaatctaaatGTAGagcaaatttctaaaaaatcttTCACATGGATGTATGGATCCTCTTTACCTAACCCATAAAAAGATGGCAAAAGTTGAATTATGGAAGGTTTCAGCTCAAAATGTGTAGTATTTGTTTCAGGAAAAATAATGCATGATGGTGGATTAGCAGAAATGGGAGAAAAATGATCAATAAGAGTTTTTTCTTCCACATTTACTTGATTTGGTTCCATGATGTCAAAATTTTCACTTTTAATTTCAACCcataataattttctttttaccaAACGATTTTTAGAATTTCGTTCCCAGCGAATCATACACCAAGtatcacaaaaattaaaataacatgaaaaattaGGAGGCAGTGCCTACCATATAATTGCGTAAATAAAGACTGAATTAAAATATAGcgggaaataaataatatatatatttgacagaaatataaatactaatattaatatatgtgcAGAAATAAAgacagaatttaaaatataacaggaaataaataatatatatatttaactgaaatataaatattaatattaattataatttataatatatactttattatatataattataataataatatacttttcttaatagttaagtaatgtatataataataaataatatattaatattatatataacaataatatataataaattttataataataataataatatatgttttACTTCGTTATTAAGaaacataatataatatatatatataatataataactagtagaagaattataccaacttaaattaaagtAGTTTTTCTTCTTGCagctccccggcaacggcgccaaaaacttgttgtataCCGAAATGGTACGTTTTTCATTTATCAACTCGCAAGTgcacgaatctttattgtaatatggagattgtgaagaacgaggtcgaacccatggaAGTTGcgtgaaattgaagaaaatactaatttaatcTAAGCTAATAAAACTCTAACCTAGTTCCAAAAATAGTGAGATTtttggtaacaaaataaaataaagtgtttaaacgataaaaatgacagtaacatatattttcaaagGTATTTGGGGATATTATTAAGGGTTCAGAATCCACATAAGTGTATATTAAATATTCatgtttatattgattctcataatttaaccagtaatcaaaccaatgattttctaataaaaaaaatagattttccttcgctttaaaattataacttctaagcattaaatgtgaaacaatttaatgtaaatacaaaaaatcaaagaatattatttttaataaaatatggaaccaagcataaataatttctaactatcaaaaatacttgatattaaagatgaaagaaattattttaagaagcgaaaatcataagcatatattgtactgagaatcaaaataaaaataaatacttaattaaatacactggGTTTCATCGTCATccttaataataagggaacttagaaacccataagaaaattaactaagaaagCGGTAAACTAACACTGAGCGCTCTGAGCGTTTTCTCTGGATTTTTCTGTCTGATGAAACTGTAACTGAATTCTAAAATcctaagcttctatttatagaagggtaaaaggactaatgtgcaattaaacttattacaaattgcatgtgggtaaaaatgtaaataccaataattaaaaCCGGAGTGACACGTGGCACTGTCGGATTGGCTGCCTTTGATGAGTCGGTGCCACGTGTCGAGCTTCTGTTGgctgaaaaataacaaattgtGTCATGGAGTGACACTTGGCGCATGCAGAAAGCTTCCTTTTTGAAGCTTGGTGACCAAGGTGGGACGAGGCCCACTCTCGTGGTAGGCGCGTGAGGAGCACCTGCGGACCAGGTGCGAAGGTGGACGCCACGCGCGAGTGGGGAGAAGGAGAGGCGGCTGGGGGTCAAGCTCCTGCTGGGCTTCTGCGGACGAATGGCAGACCGCCACGTGGCGGGGCTATCTGCTGGTGAGGAATTTGGGGCGGTTTTTGGGCTGATTTCTTGGGCTTTTTGActttcaaaaatgccaattttcatgGTTTTGGGCTTTTATTTCTgccatttttatttctttttcttttcttttaataatgctattttttaattcaaacaacaaacaaaattaaatccaaacaaaatattttcaacataaaatatcttggagaaaatatttatttaaaacctaattaatttgtatttctttaaatgaaaacaatgcattttcttaattttttattcatttttttttctctctattatgccataaatactattattattgataaacaaagataaaattaatcttaaataaaatattttcaatataataatatattgcattaatttcttgaaaatattataaagaattaattttattttgtatttttacactataaattatgtaatattttggcatttaacagAACGCTTTGGTACCCTCTTTGGATTTTCTCGCACAACTTGATAAGGTTCAACTTTAATATCATCCTGTAGAGGTTGCTCTTCATAATAAAGATTAGATTGATCTTCAACATAAGTGTGTTGCCTTTCAAAATGAGGAAAATATTCCTCTTCAACATGAGTATATTGCCTTTCATAATGGGGAGAATGTTCCTCTTCAACATGAGTATATTACCTTTCAGAATAGGGAGAATGTTCTTCTTCAACATGAGTATGTTTCCTTTCAAAATGGAGAGATTGTTGCCCTTCAACATGAATATACAAGCATATACAATGAAAAGCTGAAAGAATTAGTATAACGCAAAGGGTCAGTATATGGTGGCTCCAAGTAGTGTGAACGTTTTAGTACCCTCTTTGGATTTTCTCGCACAACTTGATGAGGTTCACCTTCAACATCATCCTGTAGAAGTTGCTCTTCATAATAAGGAGTAGACAACATGAGTTTGTTGCCTTTCGAAATGGGAAGAATGATCCTCTTTAACATGAGTGTGTTGCCTTTCAGAATGGGGAGAATGTTCTTCTCCAATATGAGTAGGTTGCCTTTCAGAATGGGGAGATTATTGCCCTTCAACATGAATATTCTATTGTTGTGGCGACAAAATTATCTTTGAAGGcaacattaaaatttttgatCTCATCAAcgaaaattattgatttatgtAAGCTTTGACAGTGCACCAGTCCACTTTTTCACTTTGTCTCAATTTTGGTCCATACATTGTGGATGGCGTGGATATATGGATGGGAGAATAACCTCACGTGACCACTAGAAGATCATCTCGTGTGGCTTCACTCATAGGTTGAACATGAATTGTGTTACCAACTTCTGTAGCTTGATCGGAGGGTTGTAATAGTGTATTGTTCTTCATTTTTAACATTGACATTACCACAAGTCTCATGTCTATAAGTATCATCTGTCCAATTAATTGTGCCTATAGACTCCAACACACCTATAAATATATCAGTCAAGTTGTTTGACTTTGATTCAGAGATACAAATGAAGCCTTGCGTGTGTGTCATTTTTTTCTCCCGTTTAGTAGGTGAAAGAATACTTTTTATATCTTGaatacaaaattattaatataaaataaaataaataaaaggaaaactaaatatcaataataaataagattTTAACCTTTGAATCACCTAAAGCCTCTACTACACCACTATAAGAGGGATCTTTCTTACACTTCCAAGTTGTCCTCCATCGGTAAATTCTGTTAATGTGACCTCTAAGCTCTACATAATTGTTTGCCACTGTTAGGATTCATTCATACACTAAAATCTACACACGCAAATAAGAGAAATTATAAAAAGATATTTCAATATTCTTGTACTTTACTTAGGGAAATTTACTTACTGCTAATAGAAGAGGGAAGCCTGAATAGGTGAACGTGGACATCGTCTGCGCTTTCTCATGCactgatatttatttttcttttagtgACTTCCAGAGTTGCTTTAACGTATACTTATAAGAATGAGTCCCCTAAGGGAATTTGTTGAACATTTCCAAATCATCAACCAATCCTAATAATTTTTGGTCAATGTtagcttgttttttttttttgtcttcgtGCATTAAGACTCCGGAGACGAACAAGAGTGAAGCCATCTTTAATATttcttaatttcattcttcttctgtgattttttattttagttttggttggacaattattttaatttggtcTTTAAGTCGTCAAATGTGATGCATGAAGGTCTTTCACGAAAGTTTCTATCTTTGAATGATTTGACACAACTTGAAATTCCCAACCTTTACGGTACTTTGAGCATTTTAGTCTAGTTATTAATACATACTCCATCAATGAGAATCGGATTGGTATCTTATTCACAACAAACTACATCTTTAAATCTCTATAACAATCTGCTTCTCGAATGAGTAATAGCCACATCACTTGGCTAAAATGTCTATagtagttagaaatattgagaAAGTGGCCGACCGGAGATTCTTTGAATAATTTTAAGTGTGTCAGGTCATTCTTTAGTACATCATTAATGTGCCTTGTGATCTCGTCCATCTgaatttttatacttattttgCACTCAAAATGTTCATTTTCCTTTAATATAGGCTCCGATCGAGAAATTTTTTCCACctgtaataaattaaatgcaatCTTTCTTCAATATTAAACTATCCAAAtaacataagaaaaaaaaaagaaagtgaacaaattcaaaaaatactgAATGTGTTTTGTCTCGTGACACAGATGAAGGCTCTAATTGTTCTTCTTCATCAgattcttcttgctcttttccATCAGATTCTACTTGTTCATCTCCATCAGATTCAGCTTGTTCTTCTCCATTAGATTATGATTATTCTTCTCCATCTGATTTTGTTTCTTCTTGTCCACTTGATTATgatttttcttctccttttGTTTCTGATTGTTCTTCAAAACTTTTCATTGACTCATCTTCACTATGTAGCTAAGATTTAAATAAAAGGAGGTAAATATTAAACCAATCAAACAAAAACATAATAGTTGAGCTTTACCCACACACGGTTGAGCTCAACTCAAGACATTTGATTATAATAACATTACAAGAATTTAGAGACTACATGTTGACTGTGAATGGTCGAGATCTACTCCATATAATTGAGCTCTACACTAACATTTCAAGACTTTTGAGACTATATTTGCTCGAACTTTATTAAAAGTAGTTAAAATTTATACtaacattttatttataatcTCGACCATTTATGGTCGAACTCTACTAACACAAATCAagctatataatatatcaaatagACTTTAGAAATCTTGAACATATTTGGTGAAGTTCTACCCATTTACCTCATCATTTGATTGAGTTGTTTCTGTACACGCGGGAGGAGTTGGTTCATTCAAAATCAATCGTCGTTGGATATGTTATTTTGGATCTATAATACTTTGTATTTTGCTTCGTGCCATTGAATTACTAAAATATAGTATGTTAGAGTTGAGCTTGGGTGATTGAGTAATTGCACAACTTAAAAAATGTTAATCATAAGTAAATATGCATAAGAGTCAATTGgtgtaaaaatgagaaaaacaTAACTCTTGCCTAAGAAAACACAATATAACCTTTAATTTTATCCgttaattcataaaataatgtgataataatatagtagtgtatttatttaaatttatataacaaaataaataaaaagagatTCTTcataaaataaggaaaaaaaacacATGAATTAGAGAACCAAAATTCAACCAAGCTACAACttaactttaaatttaacacaaaaaagaataaacaaaatctcaatttatattctatttattttacacTAATTGATGTAGAGAATAATGCTcatgaatatgtatatatatattatgtgggtatatatacatatataatatgatatatttatataaattaaaaattatatatatataataaaacttAACAAAATGATTAAACTAAAAGAATTTCCTTAGTTTTATCTATGGAGATTAGATTGATTACAAATTAGAGTTTTATTTTTAGAGATTTTAAGGGAGTAGATGACaaatttaagaagaaaagatagagatgagtttataaaaaaaaatttgaaaaagaaatagtgaggtgaagagaagaaaaaatagTGGTTAAGCTTATTTTGGGGGATGGTTGAGATGAAGAAATTAAGAGGAGAAGAAGAGATGAAGAAATAAAGAAGAGATGAAGAAAATTGGGAAAAAAATGTGGGGAATGGTGAAGGGTTGAGGGTGGGGTGGTTAGGTGGATATTTTGGTTATTTACTTTATTAGttaatacaaaaatttaaaaaataaaataattttataagaaGGTTATTTAATAAAAGTGGTTTCATAAGAAGATTATTTAGCTAGATTTTCCTATATTTTAAGTCAAAAATTCAAGGaacaaaattactaattttttttagataaatgCTATGTTCAGtgtaattttatcaaaaaaaaaaaaaaaatgaaaaaaaagaaaagaaatttgtGTGGTGTGTGTGTCCTACATTACTCATGTGTGAGTAATTTTGTGTAATCTAGATCTGattcaattatatattagatattaaatttcatTCACCTAATTTATCCAACATCTATTGGATGCTAGAATGGACTGTTTCTATTCATTAGATGTATTTCATATAAATCTATTTGTTTAATTCATATATGTAcaatattttagacctagtatTTTTTTTGGAGACCAGTCTAATATTTTAGATCTAATATTTATTAGATTGGATTGTATTGAATCCATCTAatccaaaagaaaaagaaagttaAATATCaatcttaatttttatatatacatataacaacataaaatctAGGAGTTCTTACAGAAATGCCCatcttttttgttattttttatatttttactatcatacttttttttttttttacatttttactgtactaagttttcaaaaatacagtattaaagttttaaaattataaaaatgttgcagtaaaaaataataattaagactGCTTAAAAACAAATGTAGAACACCTTAACAACAATATtaaacaactataaaacaacaaaaagacaattataaagtaacagaaaaataacaagGTACCGACCTCGTTACAATATGCAAAATAATATCATCTCCTCATTATGTATttgtattacaaaataaaaaatagtaaaaatgaaaaaaaaaaatagggtatAAATAGAATAAGTgtaaaattttttttaccacAATATAATTGTTAAGTttgaaaaaaatacaatattttatgtaaaaacatctaaaatctaattacttatcCAAACAAAACGAAAATACTTATTAGTTCGATTAGAAGTTAgatgtattaaatttttagaCACTTTATCAAACATCTAATCCGATTCAGTtagatattcaaaaataacattcaatTCGATCccattataatttaatatctaatatTTAACAAGATCAGTTATGAGTAGATTAGATAGATTTATACACATCCTTAATTAATACCTACCAAACCTTACGgtgattttatcaaaaaaaatgtGTGTTTGTCACACAACCCTAAAAATAGGGttaaatataacataaaaaaattcattttatttttgtcaaaaCACAAAATTTACCAAATACAGAGATGGTCTTAGGTAGCCCATTGCGTTTTTATTCCTAAGCCCAATATTTCTAgtccaaaataaaaataggaggaaattacactctatacccttttgatattgtcctcttttatttttaccttcttttttaaaatctattatttttacctctttttttaaacattgtaccaattttgcccctgtcacttcaagatattctccatgtgattctcttatgtaagggtattttgggtacaatacatataaaaagaggtatatttcaaataaatataaaattagaggtaaatttgattaattgatgaataaaagaggcatttttcaacttacccagTCCAATAGATCATCACTCTTTCCCTCTTCCATTCCAGCCGATCTCAACCTCTCTCCCCCGCTCTCAGCTGCAGCAGCACACACCTCGACGACGGCGTCTCTCACCTCCTCAAGTCGACGGTGCCCCCAGCCAAGACATTCTTTTTTCGAATCAAGCTTCTCTTTACCCTCTTTGTTGGTTTTAAGAGGTATTTTGGCTTTCATTTcttgagagtttttttttttccctttcttttCTTTCAAGATCTTAGATGAGTTCAATTTCTTTACTTAGGCACATTTATTTCGTTCAGTTTATCCAGTACTGGCCTATGCTTTATTTATGGATTGTAATGTAACTGTAGTAAAATAGTTGGAGAAAATACATGTCTTGTATCTGTTTGATTAATTTGCTGTGAGAAAATATGGGTTTTTGTTTTCCGTTACTGGGATTTGCATtataattgttaaatttaatgtATTATAAGCTTTGACAAAGTAATTGAAGAGTTTGATTGTTGATTGTGTGTAGTAACATGTAATCAGAACAACTATACAAAGATTGGCTTTTTATGTATATCATACATGTTAAATTAAAACTTGCATTATTTTTCTAGACCGTTGAGGTATGAGCTGATTAAGTTGAGGGTTGTTCTTAAATTAAACcgttttttaattctaaaataaattgAGGTTCAAAATTAGAGAAAACTTAATCTTTTGCGAATGTGTATAAGGTTTAGAATTTGTAATGGGTTTTGTGAGCATAATATTATAGTTTACATTAAAACTTGGTTATTTTTTCTTAACTAGACTAAATCTTACAAAATCGATCAATGTGTTCTTCTTACAGGTAGAATTGCCCTAGAAATTAGATGAGCGGTGGTGGTTTCACATCTAGTAGCTTGCGGGCATCGTTCTCGTATTGTGTACAACAAGTAAGAAGCTATGATTACCATCACTACCTTTGCCTTCTGGAACTTCCCCTCAACATGAGGAAGGCTGCATTTGCAATTCGTGCTTTCAACATTGAAACAGCCAGAGCTATGGATGTTGCTTCTGATCCGAAAATCGGCCTTATGCGCCTCTTGTGGTGGCAAGAAGCCATAGACAAAATCTATGCTAAAAAGGCTATTGAACACCCTACAGCTCAGGCTCTCTCCTCAGTTATACATGAGAACAAAATCACCAAAGGGTGGTTAAAACGATCTGTGGAAGCTCGAATTAATGATGCCAGGAGAGAGAGCAATGAAATCCCCGAAAAAATTAAAGAGTTGGAGCAGTATGCAGAGGACACTGCCTCAACTATTCTTTACACTACACTTCAAGCTGGTGGTATAAGGTCCACTATTGCTGATCATGCAGCCTCGCACGTTGGCAAAGCGAGTGGCCTTCTTTTGCTGATCAAGTCACTACCTTACCACGCTAGCCGCAACCGCCACTTTTCTTACATACCCACCGAGGTAGCAGCCAAGCATGGTTTATTGTCTAAACAGGGAGGTCAAATAGAACTACATTTGGATTCTCGAGAAAATCTATGTAGCGCAGTGTTTGACATGGCTTCTATAGCTAATGTTCATTTACAGAAGGCCCGTGAGTTGGCTGGAAAAGTGCCTGCTGAGGCTCGTCCGGTGCTGCTGCCCGCGGTGCCTGCTCAAGTTCTGTTGGATTCTTTGAGTCAAGCGCATTTTGATGTCTTTGATCCCAGGTTATCAAGAGGGGTACTTGGCTTGCCTCCTTTGTGGTTCCAAGTGAAATTGAAGTGGCATTCGTGGAGAGGAAAATACTGATGTTGTTTTCATAATTCTTTTTCCCATTACACTTCCAATAAGTGATAAATCTCTTATTTGCATTTAAGATAAATTTCATCTCAACAGTTATGTTGTGAACATAGTTAGTTAACTTTAATTCTTTGGTTTGTTTTCTTTATGTTTGGCCGTTTTGtgccttaaaataaatataatatcatTGTACACAATTTCAATGAAAGACTTAGTCGATATTACAATTCAAGAAACATAGGAAAAGGAAAAATTTGCCATGAATAGAAACAAACAGATGGGCATGGAGCGATACAATGTTTCCTCAGTGAAAGGTGAAAACCAATCCAAAAAAAGCTTAATTGAAAAACCCTTTGCATAAAtttaataatgttttttttttttttttttttttttttttttttttttttttattttgttgctttataaaaaaataaagaagtaaAAACTTCAAATTCGCTAGAGGAAGGGGTCGAACCTCCGACCTTGTGGTTAACAGCCACACGCTCTAACCAACTGAGCTACTCCAGCTGTTTGGAAGATCCAAatgcacttaattatataaaacaaaTGTTAAAGAAAAACATAAGAATATGTTTCTGTCGAAAACGACAACTTAGAAAATCTTAACTTGGGGGAATCATAGGTTGAATTGTGTTAACCTACGAACAAGGATGTAAGACAcaactcatattatatataatccAGCTCAAGTTGTTGGGTTTTGAAATCTCAAccttttaattaattgttaaactaatttaactaaagaattattacataaaaaaaatttgatattttatttacaaaaatacatccaTAAGGTAAATACAACATTTATactttttatgtgattttaattaccaaaat is part of the Cannabis sativa cultivar Pink pepper isolate KNU-18-1 chromosome 5, ASM2916894v1, whole genome shotgun sequence genome and encodes:
- the LOC115716290 gene encoding uncharacterized protein LOC115716290; its protein translation is MSGGGFTSSSLRASFSYCVQQVRSYDYHHYLCLLELPLNMRKAAFAIRAFNIETARAMDVASDPKIGLMRLLWWQEAIDKIYAKKAIEHPTAQALSSVIHENKITKGWLKRSVEARINDARRESNEIPEKIKELEQYAEDTASTILYTTLQAGGIRSTIADHAASHVGKASGLLLLIKSLPYHASRNRHFSYIPTEVAAKHGLLSKQGGQIELHLDSRENLCSAVFDMASIANVHLQKARELAGKVPAEARPVLLPAVPAQVLLDSLSQAHFDVFDPRLSRGVLGLPPLWFQVKLKWHSWRGKY